A genome region from Eurosta solidaginis isolate ZX-2024a chromosome 2, ASM4086904v1, whole genome shotgun sequence includes the following:
- the LOC137239884 gene encoding uncharacterized protein — MPTLTEEQFAKFLQSVVQVNERPGSFSRCTARYKGERSSAKVEEFIAAILTYKTVEKVRDENAISGMPMVLEGDAAEWWRGVKSEAQSFSDVIRMLREAFSPPKKSWRIYVEIFELKQQKNEPTDTFIRKKRALFSQLTKEPAEADQLDLLFGLLHTQIRDKVKRHKVNNYNELLKEPREVELCLQERKIPSANTEESEKLVGGPVRCGFCHKKGHSTEECLKKKNAKAQETHTEKLAQAQSLKPKYACYGCNAPGVTRANCPNCIKFEVVVKPNSVSFNSLNITIGRDIPVVNIEMFGVAGQAYFYSGARTSVASVNLKRVMDYKGYIFKKVRCDITLADGRSSFEECLATICKINIGGKCLDIQFIIVLPNAKRSLLGADFMEQAEIVLNMAQRYWYIESDPTQHFDFADPLPLELNLVETVKVSGPIGKRKQDDVVIEENQQKVYMSEFEYYGPEVPDTYSPESIQNIFRDSLPPNVITPERAYGGGLFTGVVREPRTTELLSVDFRLLKDSDGLELTLTEKMQLNDTLEAHPNVFGASHEPTPFAQHYIDTGEHEPIALPPYRLSFAKFQELKSKIHKMIENDIIEECDSAWS, encoded by the coding sequence ATGCCTACGCTCACTGAAGAAcaatttgcgaaatttctgcaatCAGTAGTTCAGGTTAATGAAAGACCTGGCTCGTTTTCTCGCTGCACTGCTCGCTACAAGGGTGAACGTAGCTCCGCAAAAGTTGAGGAATTCATTGCGGCAATTCTGACTTATAAAACAGTCGAAAAAGTACGCGATGAAAACGCAATAAGCGGTATGCCAATGGTCCTCGAGGGCGACGCTGCAGAATGGTGGCGTGGGGTAAAGTCTGAAGCACAATCGTTTTCCGACGTAATACGTATGCTGCGTGAAGCCTTTTCCCCTCCAAAGAAATCATGGCGTATTTATGTAGAGATTTTCGAATTGAAACAGCAGAAAAATGAACCAACTGATACCTTCATCCGAAAGAAACGTGCGCTATTTTCCCAATTGACCAAGGAGCCAGCCGAAGCTGACCAATTAGATCTATTGTTCGGATTGCTGCACACGCAAATTCGTGATAAGGTAAAACGTCACAAAGTTAATAACTATAACGAACTTTTAAAAGAACCTCGTGAAGTCGAACTATGCCTACAGGAAAGAAAAATTCCTTCTGCGAACACTGAGGAATCTGAAAAGTTAGTCGGTGGTCCAGTACGTTGCGGATTTTGTCACAAAAAAGGGCATAGCACCGAAGAATGTCTcaaaaagaaaaatgcaaaagCACAAGAAACGCACACTGAAAAGCTAGCTCAAGCACAATCGTTAAAACCCAAGTACGCGTGCTACGGATGCAACGCGCCAGGTGTAACTCGTGCAAATTGCCCTAACTGTATTAAATTCGAGGTCGTAGTGAAACCGAACTCGGTAAGCTTCAATTCTTTAAATATCACAATTGGTCGAGATATCCCAGTTGTCAATATAGAAATGTTTGGTGTAGCAGGACAAGCATACTTTTACTCGGGGGCAAGAACAAGCGTTGCTAGTGTTAACCTTAAACGGGTTATGGATTACAAAGGGTATATTTTCAAGAAAGTGAGGTGTGACATTACACTCGCCGACGGCAGATCCTCGTTTGAAGAATGCTTAGCAACCATTTGTAAGATAAATATTGGTGGAAAATGCCTCGATATCCAATTTATTATAGTATTACCCAATGCAAAAAGAAGCCTACTAGGTGCAGACTTTATGGAACAAGCAGAGATTGTCTTGAACATGGCCCAACGATACTGGTATATTGAGAGCGATCCTACACAACATTTCGATTTTGCAGATCCATTGCCGCTTGAGTTAAATCTTGTAGAGACAGTGAAAGTAAGTGGTCCTATTGGCAAACGTAAACAAGACGACGTGGTGATAGAAGAAAACCAACAAAAAGTGTATATGTCCGAATTTGAATATTATGGCCCGGAAGTGCCAGATACATATTCACCAGAATCTATTCAGAATATATTTAGGGATTCTCTTCCACCAAACGTTATAACACCCGAAAGAGCTTACGGTGGCGGGTTGTTCACTGGAGTCGTCAGAGAACCCAGGACAACAGAACTACTTTCCGTAGACTTTCGACTTTTAAAAGATAGTGATGGTTTAGAGCTAACACTAACCGAAAAGATGCAGCTGAATGACACTTTAGAAGCGCATCCAAATGTTTTCGGTGCATCTCATGAGCCTACTCCATTTGCTCAGCATTATATAGATACGGGTGAACACGAGCCCATCGCATTACCACCATATAGATTGTCCTTCGCTAAATTCCAGGAGTTAAAGAGCAAAATTCACAAAATGATTGAAAACGATATTATCGAAGAATGTGATTCAGCTTGGTCATAA